In Myxococcota bacterium, a single genomic region encodes these proteins:
- a CDS encoding ThuA domain-containing protein: MSKPRRSQPPIQAQLVAGGRYHDIDFARRELLTLLGDEPRIRTRVAEDYRDTQALADADCLITYTCDVAGTPAEQQALADFVASGKRWFALHGTNSVLEMLQEHVRTPRDHPVLMQTLGSQFLAHPPIGPYDVTVSDTDDPLVSGIEPFEVTDELYLCEYHGPLEPLLETRFSGKTPGFEVNEFADDAPRLVMYKKRVGEGCVLYLTLGHCRGHYDMRPLMDFYPQIERGAWESPTFYELLRRGIRWAAGLDERA, encoded by the coding sequence ATGTCGAAGCCCCGTCGCTCCCAGCCGCCCATCCAGGCCCAGCTCGTCGCAGGGGGGCGCTACCACGACATCGACTTCGCAAGGCGCGAGCTGCTGACGCTCCTGGGAGACGAGCCCCGGATCCGGACCCGCGTGGCCGAGGACTACCGCGATACGCAAGCACTCGCCGACGCGGATTGTCTGATCACCTACACCTGCGACGTCGCCGGCACGCCCGCCGAGCAGCAGGCGCTCGCCGACTTCGTCGCCAGCGGAAAGCGCTGGTTCGCGCTGCACGGCACCAACTCGGTGCTCGAGATGCTCCAGGAACACGTGCGCACCCCGCGCGACCACCCGGTGCTGATGCAGACCCTCGGCAGCCAGTTCCTGGCCCACCCCCCCATCGGGCCCTATGACGTCACGGTCTCCGACACCGACGACCCGCTCGTGTCCGGCATCGAGCCCTTCGAGGTGACCGATGAGCTCTATCTCTGCGAGTACCACGGACCGCTCGAACCCTTGCTCGAGACCCGGTTCAGCGGAAAGACGCCGGGCTTCGAAGTGAACGAGTTCGCCGACGATGCGCCGCGGCTCGTCATGTACAAGAAGCGCGTCGGCGAGGGCTGCGTGCTCTACCTCACCCTCGGACACTGCCGCGGCCACTACGACATGCGCCCGCTGATGGACTTCTATCCCCAGATCGAACGGGGGGCCTGGGAGTCACCGACCTTCTACGAGCTCTTGCGCCGTGGCATCCGCTGGGCGGCCGGCCTCGACGAGCGCGCCTGA
- a CDS encoding oxidoreductase-like domain-containing protein gives MRTPLNRHRELAAWADREGRRAPPRRPVPGECCDRGCDPCVWDYYERALAQWQDTHAPDAPEPEASPATDA, from the coding sequence ATGCGCACTCCGCTCAACCGACATCGAGAGCTGGCCGCGTGGGCCGATCGGGAGGGACGCCGGGCACCCCCGCGCCGCCCGGTGCCCGGCGAATGCTGCGACCGCGGCTGCGACCCGTGCGTGTGGGACTACTACGAACGCGCGCTGGCCCAGTGGCAGGACACCCACGCTCCCGATGCACCCGAGCCCGAGGCGTCGCCCGCGACCGACGCGTAG
- a CDS encoding AMP-binding protein: MLTMADPIEHAARLWPDRVGIVSGPVRRSFAEFAGRCRQLGGALEAAGIARGDRVAILADNSDVYLEVYAGVPATGRVVVPLNTRHAEPELRYALEDSGTRLLLTDRPPSALDGVVERVIRIPDAYETFVGGGREVAGLGEGIAESDLAGLFYTGGTTGASKGVMLSHRNLVSNAYHWMTCMPHAASDVMLVMAPLFHAAGSNGVLANLWTGGRQVALPRFDPGEALDWIAAEGCTATLGVPTMLAAIAEEQLARPRKTETLRWVAHGGSPIASEVVRRVHQAMPSAELVEVYGATELSPLATVLRYEETALDTDRIRSCGQPLPGVDVRILSPEGQPVTTGEVGEVTVRAPTVMLGYWNKPEQTDAVLRDGRYWTGDLGRLDADGFLTLVDRSKDMIVSGGENVYSTEVEEVLYRHPAVLEAAVFGVPDATWGEAVWAAVHLRADETTDAETLIAFCRESLGGYKVPKGIDFHAELLPKSGPGKFLKRQLRDPYWEGKERGIH, encoded by the coding sequence ATGCTGACCATGGCGGACCCGATCGAACACGCTGCCCGGCTCTGGCCCGACCGGGTGGGAATCGTCTCTGGCCCGGTACGACGCAGCTTCGCCGAGTTTGCCGGGCGTTGTCGCCAGCTGGGGGGTGCACTCGAAGCGGCGGGCATCGCGCGCGGAGATCGCGTCGCGATCCTGGCCGACAACAGCGACGTCTACCTCGAGGTGTACGCGGGCGTTCCCGCCACTGGGCGGGTGGTCGTGCCCCTCAACACCCGCCACGCCGAGCCCGAGCTGCGCTACGCCCTCGAAGACTCGGGCACGCGACTGCTCCTGACCGATCGCCCACCGAGTGCGCTCGATGGAGTCGTCGAGCGGGTCATCCGGATTCCCGACGCGTACGAGACCTTCGTGGGCGGCGGCCGCGAGGTCGCGGGGTTGGGCGAGGGAATCGCCGAGTCGGATCTGGCCGGGCTCTTCTATACGGGGGGGACGACCGGCGCCTCGAAGGGGGTGATGCTCAGCCATCGCAACCTGGTGTCGAACGCCTATCACTGGATGACCTGCATGCCCCACGCCGCGTCGGACGTGATGCTCGTGATGGCACCACTCTTCCATGCTGCGGGCTCGAACGGGGTCCTCGCGAACCTGTGGACCGGTGGGCGCCAGGTGGCGCTTCCGAGGTTCGACCCGGGCGAGGCGCTGGACTGGATCGCGGCCGAGGGCTGCACCGCGACTCTCGGCGTCCCGACGATGCTGGCGGCGATCGCGGAGGAGCAACTGGCGCGCCCGCGCAAGACCGAGACGCTGCGCTGGGTGGCCCATGGCGGCTCTCCGATCGCCAGCGAGGTCGTGCGGCGGGTTCACCAGGCGATGCCGTCGGCCGAGCTGGTCGAGGTCTACGGTGCGACCGAGCTCTCGCCGCTGGCGACCGTGCTGCGATACGAAGAGACGGCGCTCGACACCGATCGGATTCGCTCCTGCGGCCAGCCGTTGCCCGGCGTCGACGTGCGAATCCTCTCACCCGAGGGTCAGCCGGTGACGACGGGGGAGGTCGGCGAGGTGACCGTGCGCGCGCCCACGGTGATGCTGGGCTACTGGAACAAGCCGGAGCAGACCGACGCCGTGCTGCGGGACGGACGCTACTGGACGGGAGACCTCGGACGCCTCGACGCCGACGGCTTCCTCACCCTGGTGGACCGCTCGAAGGACATGATCGTGTCGGGTGGAGAGAACGTGTACTCCACCGAGGTCGAGGAAGTGCTGTATCGGCATCCCGCCGTGCTCGAGGCCGCCGTCTTCGGCGTGCCGGATGCCACCTGGGGCGAAGCCGTCTGGGCCGCGGTGCATCTCCGCGCCGACGAGACGACCGACGCCGAGACGCTCATCGCCTTCTGTCGCGAGAGCCTCGGCGGCTACAAGGTGCCGAAGGGCATCGACTTCCACGCCGAGCTCCTCCCCAAGAGCGGGCCGGGGAAGTTCCTGAAGCGGCAGCTGCGCGACCCCTATTGGGAAGGGAAGGAGCGCGGCATCCACTGA
- a CDS encoding TetR/AcrR family transcriptional regulator, whose product MATPAPEPPVLAADSGPEGRRRILDVSAGLFLERGYAGTSLREIAAAVGMKPGSLYYHFASKEALLEAILRHGIDVMVVAFSAAAADHRDAPARERFAAHVRAHLGALFEHGPYTAAHVTTFRTAPTPVMAAIVPQRDAYEAMWSELLASFVRDGAIRSDTTVGLARLLLFGAMNASVEWFDRERGSLDDFAAAVTRQFWSGWTGEGDA is encoded by the coding sequence ATGGCGACACCGGCCCCCGAACCCCCCGTCCTCGCGGCCGATTCCGGTCCCGAGGGACGCCGGCGCATTCTCGACGTCTCGGCGGGGCTGTTCCTCGAACGCGGCTACGCGGGCACGTCCCTGCGCGAGATCGCGGCCGCGGTGGGCATGAAGCCGGGCTCGCTCTACTACCACTTCGCTTCGAAGGAGGCGCTCCTCGAGGCGATCCTGCGCCACGGGATCGACGTGATGGTGGTGGCGTTCTCGGCGGCGGCCGCCGACCACCGTGACGCGCCCGCGCGCGAGCGTTTCGCCGCCCATGTGCGCGCACACCTCGGAGCGCTCTTCGAGCACGGCCCCTATACCGCGGCCCACGTCACCACGTTCCGTACCGCGCCCACCCCGGTGATGGCCGCGATCGTTCCCCAGCGCGATGCCTACGAGGCGATGTGGAGCGAACTGCTGGCCTCCTTCGTTCGCGACGGCGCGATCCGCTCCGACACGACGGTCGGTCTGGCCAGGCTCCTGCTCTTCGGGGCGATGAACGCCTCGGTCGAGTGGTTCGATCGCGAGCGCGGGAGCCTCGACGACTTCGCAGCCGCCGTGACCCGGCAATTCTGGTCCGGCTGGACGGGGGAGGGCGACGCATGA
- a CDS encoding carboxyl transferase domain-containing protein has protein sequence MNRFVSRTDVRSSAFADNTNATEALVSELRERQQTVLDGGPGRARSIERHLARGKLMVRDRIDCVIDAGSPFLELSTLSGYGQYDDAAPGAGIVTGIGLVHGVPYVFIANDATVKGGSLLPVSIKKHVRAQDVAAENGLGVIYLVDSGGAFLPMQDEIFPDTDHFGGSFYRQARLSAQGLPQLSVVLGGCTAGGAYVPALSDEVIMVEGIGRIFLGGPPIVKAALGEQVAPDDLGGAVLHTRTSGVSDHLARSEREAYGKLRELCAATHQRRMGGGPGWLDVAPTEPPHYDPAEIYGILSADDRIPFDAAEILARLVDGSRFSPFKPEWGTSMVCGFARIWGHLVGVIANQGIIFNEEALKTTHFIELCEQRRVPLLFLQNTSGYMVGKDSEARGIAKDGAKMVSAVANATVPKYTVLIGGSYGAGNYGMCGRGFRPRFLFSWPNSRIATMAAKTAQTVLVDIRLAGMKGQDTSEAEVEAMRAEIADQFETQSDPYYATSRLWDDGILDPLQTRDVLGLCLALAARQDAPEPGPGIVYRM, from the coding sequence ATGAACCGCTTCGTGTCCCGCACCGACGTGCGGTCGTCCGCGTTCGCCGACAACACGAACGCGACCGAAGCCCTGGTGTCCGAGCTGCGCGAGCGGCAGCAGACCGTCCTCGACGGCGGGCCCGGGCGCGCGCGCTCGATCGAGCGCCATCTGGCGCGCGGCAAGCTGATGGTGCGCGATCGCATCGATTGCGTGATCGATGCAGGCAGTCCGTTCCTCGAACTCTCGACCCTGTCCGGCTACGGCCAATACGACGACGCGGCGCCGGGCGCGGGGATCGTCACCGGCATCGGGCTCGTGCACGGCGTGCCCTACGTCTTCATCGCAAACGACGCGACGGTGAAGGGTGGGTCGCTGCTGCCCGTCTCGATCAAGAAGCACGTGCGGGCCCAGGACGTCGCCGCCGAGAACGGGCTGGGGGTGATCTACCTGGTCGACTCGGGCGGCGCCTTCCTGCCGATGCAGGACGAGATCTTTCCCGACACGGATCACTTCGGCGGCTCCTTCTACCGCCAGGCCCGCCTCTCGGCCCAGGGGCTGCCCCAGCTGTCGGTGGTGCTCGGCGGCTGTACCGCGGGGGGCGCCTACGTCCCGGCGCTCTCCGACGAAGTGATCATGGTCGAGGGCATCGGTCGTATCTTCCTTGGCGGTCCGCCGATCGTGAAGGCGGCACTGGGGGAGCAGGTCGCACCCGATGATCTCGGGGGCGCGGTACTTCACACGCGAACCTCGGGTGTCAGCGACCACCTCGCGCGCAGCGAGCGCGAGGCCTACGGGAAGCTGCGCGAGCTGTGCGCTGCGACCCACCAGCGCCGCATGGGCGGGGGGCCGGGCTGGCTCGACGTCGCGCCGACCGAACCGCCGCACTACGACCCGGCCGAGATCTACGGAATCCTTTCCGCCGACGACCGGATTCCCTTCGACGCTGCCGAGATCCTGGCGCGGCTCGTCGATGGCTCCCGCTTCTCGCCCTTCAAGCCCGAGTGGGGCACCTCGATGGTGTGCGGCTTCGCTCGCATCTGGGGGCACCTCGTCGGCGTGATCGCGAACCAGGGCATCATCTTCAACGAAGAAGCGCTGAAGACCACCCACTTCATCGAGCTCTGCGAGCAGCGCCGCGTGCCGCTCCTCTTCCTGCAGAACACCTCGGGCTACATGGTGGGCAAGGATTCGGAGGCGCGGGGTATTGCGAAGGACGGCGCCAAGATGGTCTCGGCCGTCGCCAACGCGACCGTGCCGAAGTACACGGTGCTGATCGGCGGCTCCTACGGCGCGGGCAACTACGGCATGTGTGGCCGCGGGTTCCGGCCTCGTTTCCTGTTCTCGTGGCCGAACTCGCGCATCGCGACGATGGCCGCGAAGACCGCGCAGACGGTGCTCGTCGACATTCGACTGGCGGGCATGAAGGGGCAGGACACGAGCGAAGCCGAGGTCGAGGCGATGCGCGCCGAGATCGCCGACCAGTTCGAGACCCAGTCCGACCCCTACTACGCGACCTCGCGTCTCTGGGACGACGGAATCCTCGACCCGCTGCAGACCCGTGACGTGCTCGGGCTGTGTCTGGCCCTCGCCGCGCGCCAGGATGCCCCGGAGCCCGGTCCCGGCATCGTGTACCGGATGTGA
- a CDS encoding biotin carboxylase N-terminal domain-containing protein — MRLLIANRGEIARRVQRTARRLGVSTVAVYADPDREAPFVREADAAFHLGGAALADSYLNVERLLTAARDTGATAVHPGYGFLSENADFARAVQDAGLVWVGPRPEAIERMGSKIEARRLAEAAGVPTIPGFDRDQAPEALARAADQIGFPVLVKAAAGGGGKGIRIVRAAGEFEAALGEATEEARRSFGDDAMIVERYIERARHIEVQIVGDHHGNVVHLGTRECSVQRRYQKLLEEAPAPNLTDATVQGLCSSALALAKAIDYDSTGTVEYVVDDATGEFFFLEMNTRLQVEHPVTEAITGLDLVEWQLAVAEGRALPLPQEAIAFRGHAFEARINAENAAADFAPETGQVAALVVPEGVRWESGVEEGSAITPHYDALVAKLVIDGVDREAARRRLVAALDALIIGGLVTNTGFQRWLAEQQPVVEGRVTTRFLDETEVPAPSQAAAAVVSAAHGWERARRAQAEPGPWSLPSLRVTPHRPSLPTALLDETGEWHEVADTDATDFSSRDAVVVDAPGRRVWVNRAGHSYAFRLPPRRERWAPNDAESHGAADAVRAPFPAVVAETPVAAGATVAPGDVVVVVEAMKMLHSLESRAGGVVAQIHVGVGDSVESEQVLVSFVQEEDASDADA, encoded by the coding sequence ATGCGACTGCTGATCGCCAACCGCGGAGAGATCGCCCGCCGAGTGCAGCGCACGGCACGTCGCCTGGGCGTGTCGACGGTCGCCGTCTACGCCGACCCGGACCGCGAGGCGCCCTTCGTGCGCGAGGCCGACGCGGCATTTCACCTCGGCGGCGCGGCCCTCGCCGACTCCTACTTGAACGTGGAGCGCCTGCTCACCGCGGCGCGCGACACCGGCGCCACCGCCGTCCACCCGGGCTACGGATTCCTGTCCGAGAACGCCGACTTCGCGCGCGCTGTCCAGGACGCGGGGCTCGTCTGGGTCGGCCCCCGACCCGAGGCGATCGAGCGGATGGGCTCGAAGATCGAGGCGCGACGCCTCGCCGAAGCCGCGGGCGTCCCGACGATCCCGGGCTTCGATCGCGATCAGGCGCCCGAGGCCCTGGCGCGCGCTGCCGACCAGATCGGTTTTCCGGTGCTGGTGAAGGCCGCGGCCGGCGGCGGCGGCAAGGGCATCCGAATCGTTCGCGCGGCTGGCGAGTTCGAGGCGGCGCTCGGCGAGGCCACCGAGGAAGCCCGCCGCAGCTTCGGCGACGACGCGATGATCGTCGAACGTTACATCGAGCGCGCGCGACACATCGAAGTCCAGATCGTCGGCGACCACCACGGCAACGTCGTGCACCTGGGGACGCGCGAGTGCTCGGTCCAGCGTCGCTATCAGAAACTCCTGGAAGAGGCGCCGGCGCCGAACCTGACCGATGCGACGGTCCAGGGCCTGTGCAGCTCGGCGCTCGCGTTGGCGAAGGCAATCGACTACGACTCGACGGGCACCGTCGAGTACGTGGTCGACGACGCGACCGGCGAGTTCTTCTTCCTGGAGATGAACACGCGGCTCCAGGTCGAGCACCCGGTCACCGAGGCGATCACCGGCCTGGACCTCGTGGAGTGGCAACTGGCCGTCGCCGAGGGGAGGGCGCTGCCCCTCCCGCAAGAGGCGATCGCCTTCCGCGGCCACGCCTTCGAAGCCCGCATCAACGCGGAGAACGCGGCGGCCGACTTCGCTCCCGAGACGGGGCAGGTGGCAGCGCTCGTCGTGCCGGAAGGCGTTCGCTGGGAGAGTGGTGTCGAAGAAGGGAGCGCGATCACGCCCCACTACGACGCGCTCGTCGCGAAGCTGGTGATCGACGGCGTGGACCGGGAGGCGGCGCGGCGGCGTCTGGTCGCCGCGCTCGATGCGCTGATCATCGGCGGCCTGGTGACGAACACGGGCTTTCAGCGCTGGCTCGCCGAGCAGCAGCCGGTGGTCGAAGGGCGTGTCACGACGCGCTTCCTCGACGAGACCGAGGTGCCCGCGCCGTCCCAGGCCGCGGCGGCGGTCGTGTCCGCGGCCCACGGCTGGGAGCGCGCGCGCCGGGCCCAGGCCGAGCCCGGTCCGTGGTCGCTGCCGTCCCTGCGCGTGACGCCGCATCGCCCGAGCCTGCCCACGGCCCTGCTCGACGAAACCGGGGAATGGCACGAGGTGGCAGACACCGATGCGACCGACTTCTCCTCGCGCGACGCCGTCGTCGTCGACGCTCCGGGCCGACGCGTCTGGGTGAACCGCGCAGGCCACAGCTACGCCTTTCGCTTGCCGCCGCGCCGCGAGCGCTGGGCGCCGAACGACGCCGAGAGCCACGGGGCCGCGGACGCCGTGCGCGCGCCGTTCCCGGCGGTCGTGGCCGAGACACCGGTCGCCGCGGGTGCGACGGTGGCGCCGGGCGACGTGGTGGTGGTGGTGGAGGCGATGAAGATGCTCCACTCCCTGGAGAGCCGCGCCGGCGGCGTCGTCGCACAGATCCACGTCGGAGTCGGAGACTCCGTCGAGTCCGAGCAGGTGCTCGTGAGCTTCGTGCAAGAAGAGGATGCGTCCGACGCGGACGCTTGA
- a CDS encoding acyl-CoA dehydrogenase family protein — translation MVHRNAYMTDELEAIVAQTRDFVEREVVPEGLQWEEEGKVPREVLRKMGGLGMLGLRVPEALGGLGLGPVASAAFSEALGVSTFAGFDVTVLVHTDMAGPHLVNSGSPEQLERWMPTILSGETILSIGVSEPGAGSDVAGMRTQAKRDGNGWRLTGQKTFITNAVYGDLTILAARTDPSNKYGITMFLIPRDTEGFQVSKKLDKHGWRCSDTAELMLDDVYIPDEQVLGTPHRGFYETMKNFQNERMVLVGMGVGAAQKAIDLTLEYTQERPAFGGHLFDLGAIRQRMAMHQAKVDAARAAMYHAAWLGEQGADNVKEMSGVKAFGCEVVNQVMYDCTQFHGGMGFMRESAIERMYRDARVLTIGGGATEVMLEEVAKRSIRRG, via the coding sequence ATGGTCCATCGCAACGCCTACATGACGGACGAGCTCGAGGCGATCGTCGCCCAGACGCGCGACTTCGTGGAACGCGAGGTCGTGCCCGAGGGACTCCAGTGGGAAGAGGAAGGGAAGGTGCCGCGCGAGGTGCTGCGCAAGATGGGTGGCCTGGGCATGCTCGGACTGCGCGTACCGGAAGCGTTGGGCGGCCTCGGCCTCGGCCCGGTCGCCTCCGCCGCCTTCTCCGAGGCGCTGGGCGTCTCGACCTTCGCGGGCTTCGACGTCACCGTGCTCGTCCACACCGACATGGCGGGTCCGCATCTGGTGAACTCGGGCTCGCCCGAGCAGCTCGAGCGCTGGATGCCGACCATCCTCTCGGGCGAGACGATCCTCTCGATCGGCGTGTCCGAGCCCGGCGCCGGCTCCGACGTGGCGGGCATGCGTACCCAGGCAAAGCGCGACGGCAACGGCTGGCGGCTCACTGGGCAGAAGACCTTCATCACGAACGCGGTCTACGGCGATCTTACGATCCTGGCGGCCCGCACGGATCCGTCGAACAAGTACGGGATCACCATGTTCTTGATCCCGAGGGACACCGAGGGCTTCCAGGTGTCCAAGAAGCTCGACAAGCACGGCTGGCGCTGCTCGGACACGGCGGAGCTGATGCTCGACGACGTCTACATCCCCGACGAGCAGGTGCTCGGGACGCCGCATCGAGGCTTTTACGAGACCATGAAGAACTTCCAGAACGAGCGCATGGTGCTGGTGGGGATGGGCGTCGGCGCGGCCCAGAAGGCGATCGACCTCACCCTCGAGTACACCCAGGAGCGGCCGGCCTTCGGCGGGCACCTCTTCGATCTCGGCGCCATCCGCCAGCGCATGGCGATGCATCAGGCGAAGGTCGACGCGGCGCGCGCCGCCATGTACCACGCGGCCTGGCTGGGCGAGCAGGGCGCCGACAACGTGAAGGAGATGTCGGGCGTGAAGGCCTTCGGCTGCGAGGTGGTGAACCAGGTGATGTACGACTGCACCCAGTTCCACGGCGGCATGGGCTTCATGCGCGAATCGGCGATCGAGCGCATGTACCGCGACGCCCGGGTGCTGACGATCGGGGGCGGCGCCACCGAGGTGATGCTCGAGGAAGTGGCGAA